In Bos indicus isolate NIAB-ARS_2022 breed Sahiwal x Tharparkar chromosome 2, NIAB-ARS_B.indTharparkar_mat_pri_1.0, whole genome shotgun sequence, a single genomic region encodes these proteins:
- the FAM43B gene encoding protein FAM43B, protein MLPWRRNKFVLVEDDAKRKAKSLSPGLAYTSLLSSFLRSCPDLLPDWPLERLGRVFRSRRQKVELNKEDPTYTVWYLGNAVTLHAKGDGCTDDAVGKIWARCGPGGGTKMKLTLGPHGLRMQPCERSSSGGPGGRRPAHAYLLPRITYCAADARHPRVFTWVYRHQARHKAVVLRCHAVLLARAHKARALARLLRQTALAAFTDFKRLQRQSDARHVRQQHLRAGGAPAASLPRAPLRRLLNAKCAYRPPPAAERGRGAPRLSSIQEEDEDQDEDAGPRERPEVLSLARELRTCSLRAAPAPPPPSQPRRWKAGPRERAGQAR, encoded by the coding sequence atGCTGCCCTGGAGGCGTAACAAATTCGTGCTGGTGGAGGACGACGCCAAGCGCAAGGCCAAGAGCCTGAGCCCGGGGCTAGCCTACACGTCGCTGCTCTCCAGCTTCCTGCGCTCCTGCCCGGACCTGCTGCCCGACTGGCCGCTGGAGCGCCTGGGCCGCGTGTTCCGCAGCCGGCGCCAGAAAGTGGAGCTCAACAAGGAGGACCCGACCTACACCGTGTGGTACCTCGGCAACGCCGTCACCCTGCACGCCAAGGGCGACGGCTGTACCGACGACGCCGTGGGCAAGATCTGGGCGCGCTGCGGGCCGGGCGGGGGCACCAAGATGAAGCTGACGCTGGGGCCGCACGGCCTCCGCATGCAGCCGTGCGAGCGCAGCAGCTCGGGGGGCCCCGGGGGCCGCCGGCCGGCGCACGCCTACCTGCTGCCGCGCATCACCTACTGCGCGGCGGACGCGCGCCACCCGCGCGTCTTCACCTGGGTCTACCGCCACCAGGCGCGCCACAAGGCCGTGGTGCTGCGCTGCCACGCCGTGCTGCTGGCGCGGGCGCACAAGGCGCGCGCCCTGGCCCGCCTGCTCCGCCAGACCGCGCTGGCGGCCTTCACCGACTTCAAGCGCCTGCAGCGCCAGAGCGACGCGCGCCACGTGCGCCAGCAGCACCTCCGCGCCGGGGGCGCCCCCGCCGCCTCGCTGCCCCGCGCCCCGCTGCGCCGGCTCCTCAACGCCAAGTGCGCCTACCGGCCGCCCCCCGCCGCCGAGCGCGGCCGCGGGGCGCCGCGCCTCAGCAGCATCCAGGAGGAGGACGAGGACCAGGACGAGGACGCGGGGCCGCGCGAGCGGCCGGAGGTGCTCAGCCTGGCCCGCGAGCTGAGGACGTGCAGCCTGCGGGCCGCCCCGGCGCCTCCGCCGCCCTCGCAGCCCCGCCGCTGGAAGGCCGGCCCCCGGGAGCGAGCGGGCCAGGCGCGCTGA